Proteins from one Juglans microcarpa x Juglans regia isolate MS1-56 chromosome 1S, Jm3101_v1.0, whole genome shotgun sequence genomic window:
- the LOC121247312 gene encoding LRR receptor-like serine/threonine-protein kinase FLS2: protein MARFLPSIFPLCFQCIIVTSVLGFIPKLIHSLTLESDIQVLRALKHSFDPNSVSSTSYLNTWDFMGDPCDCAGEQFLGILCSIPVDDSPSRIISIDLDGAGYDGFLTPSIGNLTELTILSLSKNKIRRTIPETISKLRKLTRLSLAANSLVGTIPNEITLLKNLEYLDLSGNRLSGSIPINISGLRSLTHLSLSSNTLTGTIPDLTGLWQLNYLDLGSNQLYGNLPYFPVRLTTLSINHNILTGHISPIKKLKDLIRLDASANRFSGVISRDILSLPRLVHLNVSNNHFTATELVNFSAEETELQVLDAQNNQFHGYLPANLVKIQNLTTINLAHNQFSGPIPRGYGAKLKRPWRILYLDDNFLSGKLPPEFISHGQSITGSLARNCLRCPTQTPLCRGGQKTISECLRKNNSST, encoded by the coding sequence ATGGCCAGATTCCTGCCTTCCATCTTCCCCCTTTGTTTCCAGTGTATCATTGTAACTTCAGTACTAGGTTTTATTCCAAAGCTTATTCATTCATTAACCCTAGAATCTGATATTCAAGTACTTCGCGCCCTGAAGCATTCATTTGATCCCAACTCGGTCTCCTCGACATCATACCTTAATACTTGGGACTTCATGGGAGATCCATGCGACTGTGCAGGTGAACAGTTTCTTGGAATTTTATGTAGCATTCCTGTGGATGATTCTCCTAGCAGGATTATATCAATTGATCTCGATGGCGCTGGATATGACGGGTTTCTGACACCATCAATCGGGAACCTGACTGAGCTCACCATTCTCAGCCTAAGTAAGAACAAGATTCGCAGAACAATACCTGAAACCATATCCAAACTTAGAAAGCTCACCAGACTTTCACTGGCAGCCAATTCCCTCGTAGGCACCATTCCTAATGAAATCACTCTGCTCAAGAATCTTGAATATCTAGACCTTTCAGGAAACAGACTCTCTGGCTCAATTCCAATCAATATATCTGGATTACGAAGCTTGACCCACTTAAGTTTGTCCAGCAACACACTCACAGGCACGATCCCTGACCTAACAGGATTGTGGCAGCTAAACTATTTAGATCTTGGTTCCAATCAGCTCTATGGAAACTTGCCATATTTTCCTGTGAGATTGACAACACTTTCAATAAACCATAATATACTTACAGGCCACATCTCTCCAATTAAGAAGCTCAAAGACCTCATCCGGCTAGATGCAAGTGCTAACAGGTTTTCAGGGGTCATTAgcagagacattctttcattaCCTAGGCTGGTTCATCTGAATGTTTCAAATAATCACTTTACTGCAACAGAGTTGGTCAACTTCTCTGCAGAAGAGACGGAACTTCAAGTGCTTGATGCACAAAACAACCAATTTCATGGTTATCTGCCTGCCAATTTGGTTAAAATTCAGAATTTAACCACAATTAATCTGGCACATAATCAATTCTCTGGTCCAATACCAAGAGGATACGGAGCCAAACTAAAGCGACCATGGAGAATCCTGTACTTGGATGACAACTTTTTGTCAGGAAAGCTTCCGCCAGAGTTCATTAGTCATGGACAAAGCATTACAGGCAGCCTTGCCAGAAACTGCCTTAGGTGTCCAACACAGACACCATTATGCCGTGGAGGGCAAAAGACAATTTCAGAATGCCTGAGAAAGAATAACAGCAGCACATAA